The Pseudomonadota bacterium DNA segment AAAGCGAGCCGAGATGCGCATCGCAGCGGCCAAGATCGACCGGACCCTTGCGCGTTACGTGCCCGACTTCACGGCGACGGGCAGCTACATCCGCCAAAACCGTGTGGACATCGATCTCAGCGCCGGGGGCGACGGCGGTGCGCTGCTCGGTGCCAGAAACGAGGGCCCCTTCACGGTCGGTCCCTGCCCGATGCGAGCCAACACGGAATGCGTGGTCGACTCGGCGGGGATGCCCGTGGGCAGCTTCAGCTTCGCGCCCATTCAGGTGCCGCTGAACAACTTCAGCCTCCAGGCTTCCCTCAGCATACCGTTCACCGAATACGCGCTGCGGCTGCTGCCGGCAGGGCGTGCGGCCAAGCAGGAGCGCAGGGCCGCGCGCATGCAGCACGACGCCCAGCTGCTCAAGGTCATGCTGGACGCGCGCTTGGCTTTCTACGATTGGCTGAGGGCGGTCGCGCAGCTGGCCGTGACCAAGCAGTCCCGGCTGAGCGCGCGGGCACACGTTCAGGACGCCAAGGCGGGGCTGTCCGCGGGTACGCTCACTCAGGCCGACGTGCTGCGGCTCGAGGGCCTGGAGACGAACGCACAGCTTGCGGTCAACCAGGCGGCGAGCCTCGAGCTGTTGGCGCGCCAAAACCTCGCGCTGATCATGGAGATCGAGCACACGCGTTTCACCGTAGGCGAAGACGTGCTCGGCGATGTGCCCGGGTTCACGGAATCTCGGGAGCAGCTCATCGCGCTGGGAAAGCGGCGGCGTCCCGAGCTCGCAGCCCTGGCTGCTTCGGCAGGCGCCTTTCACCACGCAGCCGAAGCCGCCAAAGCGGACCTGTATCCGCGCCTGAGCGGCGTCGCCAACCTGACCCACGCCAACCCCAACCAACGCTTCTTTCCGCAGACCAACGAGTGGAATGCCAGCTGGTACGTCGGGCTCAACCTGACCTGGCGTCTGACACCGGCCATAGAGACCCACATGCTCGTGCGAGAGCTCCGTGCTACCGAGCAGTCTCTAGGCAGCCAGCTTGCAGCCATGCGGCGGGCGATCGAAATGGAAGTCAATGCCACATGGCAGGAGCTCGAGCGAGCCCGGGTGGCCGCTAGGCTTTCAGAACAGCTGAGCGCGTCGGCTCAGGCCGCTTACGAACAGCAAGTAGCCCTTTATCGAGCGGGGGAAGCCACGACGACCGCCGTGATCGAGGCCGAAGTGGAGCGCATGAACGCCACCCTGCTGCACGTCAACGCGCGTATCGATCAGCGTGCCGCCGGCGCCAAGCTGGAGCGGGCGACGGGGCGACGACAGCAACCAACATCCGGTCGCGCTGCGATGCCGGCAAGCGCCCGACAAACCGGTCTCGACGAGACGAGGAACTAGACGAGTGCTTTCAATAACCCCACAGGATCACGAATGATGTCTATTGATCTGGCTGCGGCGTGCCTGACCACACCCGGACCGTGGACGATCGCACATCGTGCTGGAGGGCGTGGTTGGTGGTCGTGTACCCAGCGTCCAAACCCGCCGTCC contains these protein-coding regions:
- a CDS encoding TolC family protein → MPSMVLLSFAACLVSSLLVPGALAAQARPQGSGETTTTSRPSRPSRARPPAPVVQRRFPGPAPGAPDLAAPAASAPLPPVDAQSTLAPYQDQVLVALAARPGGLTAHQVAVRAALSAPAIAQKRAEMRIAAAKIDRTLARYVPDFTATGSYIRQNRVDIDLSAGGDGGALLGARNEGPFTVGPCPMRANTECVVDSAGMPVGSFSFAPIQVPLNNFSLQASLSIPFTEYALRLLPAGRAAKQERRAARMQHDAQLLKVMLDARLAFYDWLRAVAQLAVTKQSRLSARAHVQDAKAGLSAGTLTQADVLRLEGLETNAQLAVNQAASLELLARQNLALIMEIEHTRFTVGEDVLGDVPGFTESREQLIALGKRRRPELAALAASAGAFHHAAEAAKADLYPRLSGVANLTHANPNQRFFPQTNEWNASWYVGLNLTWRLTPAIETHMLVRELRATEQSLGSQLAAMRRAIEMEVNATWQELERARVAARLSEQLSASAQAAYEQQVALYRAGEATTTAVIEAEVERMNATLLHVNARIDQRAAGAKLERATGRRQQPTSGRAAMPASARQTGLDETRN